Proteins found in one Methylophilaceae bacterium genomic segment:
- a CDS encoding prephenate dehydrogenase/arogenate dehydrogenase family protein produces the protein MKKLVIFGVGLIGGSVALALKKQAHAPLCVGVGRNQASLDQALALQIIDAATTDIAMALMNADMVLIAAPVAQTKSILQSIQPHLSKQTIITDAGSTKTDILAIAKEVLGEQASQFVGGHPIAGAEKSGPTAAMADLYIGKHVVLTPTAENSTEQINQVRQLWQTCGANVIEMPAEKHDGIFATVSHLPHLLAFALVEDIASRDNADELFQFAASGFRDFTRIAGSNPEMWRDISFANKAALLSEITRYEQALSTLKQNLANDDAKALQAAFQRASDARKQWAKDKQS, from the coding sequence TTGAAAAAACTCGTTATTTTTGGTGTTGGGCTAATCGGCGGCTCGGTTGCGTTGGCTTTAAAAAAGCAAGCGCATGCACCGCTATGCGTGGGTGTTGGACGTAATCAAGCGAGTTTAGATCAAGCGTTAGCGCTACAAATTATTGATGCAGCAACAACAGATATTGCAATGGCTTTAATGAATGCAGATATGGTGTTAATTGCTGCACCTGTTGCACAAACCAAAAGCATTTTGCAAAGTATTCAGCCGCACCTCAGTAAACAAACGATTATTACCGATGCTGGCAGTACCAAAACCGATATATTGGCCATTGCAAAAGAAGTGTTAGGCGAACAAGCTAGTCAATTTGTTGGTGGGCACCCTATTGCTGGCGCTGAAAAATCAGGCCCTACTGCGGCGATGGCTGATTTGTATATTGGTAAACACGTCGTGTTAACGCCTACGGCAGAAAACAGTACTGAGCAAATCAACCAAGTACGACAATTGTGGCAAACTTGCGGCGCTAATGTGATAGAGATGCCAGCAGAAAAACATGACGGTATTTTTGCAACGGTGAGTCACTTGCCACATTTATTGGCGTTTGCTTTGGTAGAAGATATTGCTTCACGCGATAATGCCGATGAGCTATTTCAGTTTGCCGCAAGTGGATTTAGGGATTTCACGCGCATCGCAGGTAGCAATCCGGAAATGTGGCGTGATATTAGCTTTGCCAATAAAGCCGCATTATTAAGTGAAATTACGCGTTATGAACAAGCCCTTTCAACCTTAAAACAAAACCTAGCAAATGACGATGCTAAGGCGTTACAAGCCGCATTTCAACGCGCAAGTGATGCGCGCAAGCAATGGGCAAAAGATAAACAATCATAG
- the aroA gene encoding 3-phosphoshikimate 1-carboxyvinyltransferase, translating into MEQLHLKAASKVHGEMQLPGSKSISNRTLLLAALARGNTEIKGLLASDDTDRMLEALQILGIHLSQTGDSLFVQGCNGHFPNKQADLFLGNAGTAFRPLTAALAFSNGQYHLHGVPRMHERPIGDLVNALQSAGAQVQCLANAGFPPLQISPASLDVSKPIQIRGDVSSQFLTALLMALPLTGQQATIAVVGELISKPYIEITLNLMAKFGVQVQRDGWQSFTIPANSQYTSPDIIYVEGDASSASYFLAAGAIAGSVQVKGIDANSIQGDVKFAEALALMGGTIHYGENQITTSKPNTLKLKAIDLDCNHMPDAAMTLAILALFADGTTTLRNIASWRVKETDRLTAMATELRKVGASVVEGEDYITITPPKQLTPNAEIDTYDDHRMAMCFSLVSLGNIPITINDPTCVAKTFPRYFEVFQSIAL; encoded by the coding sequence ATGGAACAACTACATTTAAAAGCCGCTTCTAAAGTACATGGCGAGATGCAATTGCCGGGCTCAAAAAGCATTTCTAATCGTACATTATTGCTGGCGGCCCTGGCGAGAGGCAACACAGAAATTAAGGGCTTGCTAGCTTCTGATGATACCGATCGCATGTTAGAAGCACTGCAAATATTGGGTATTCACCTGAGTCAAACAGGCGACAGTCTTTTTGTGCAAGGTTGTAATGGACATTTCCCTAATAAACAAGCTGATTTATTTTTAGGCAATGCGGGAACAGCATTTAGACCGCTGACCGCTGCCTTGGCTTTTTCAAATGGTCAATATCATTTGCATGGTGTGCCACGTATGCACGAGCGTCCAATTGGCGATTTAGTCAATGCGCTACAATCTGCAGGGGCACAAGTGCAATGCTTAGCAAATGCAGGATTTCCGCCACTGCAAATTTCACCTGCAAGCTTAGATGTCAGTAAGCCGATTCAAATCCGTGGTGATGTTTCTAGTCAGTTTTTAACGGCCTTGCTGATGGCTTTGCCACTGACTGGTCAGCAAGCAACGATTGCAGTAGTGGGCGAACTCATTTCCAAACCATACATTGAAATTACACTCAACTTAATGGCTAAGTTTGGCGTGCAAGTGCAACGCGATGGCTGGCAAAGCTTTACCATTCCAGCCAATAGCCAATACACCAGCCCTGATATTATTTATGTCGAAGGTGATGCTTCCAGTGCATCTTACTTTTTAGCTGCTGGCGCGATTGCTGGCAGTGTGCAGGTAAAAGGCATTGATGCAAACAGTATTCAAGGTGATGTGAAATTTGCTGAAGCATTAGCGCTGATGGGCGGCACCATTCACTATGGTGAAAACCAGATTACCACCAGCAAGCCAAACACATTAAAACTAAAAGCGATTGATTTAGACTGCAACCACATGCCAGATGCGGCGATGACATTAGCAATATTGGCACTGTTTGCTGACGGCACAACGACATTACGCAACATTGCTAGTTGGCGTGTAAAAGAAACCGATCGATTAACGGCAATGGCAACAGAACTACGCAAAGTTGGTGCATCGGTTGTTGAAGGTGAAGACTACATTACCATCACACCTCCTAAACAATTAACGCCAAACGCTGAAATTGATACCTATGACGATCACCGTATGGCAATGTGTTTTTCATTAGTGAGTTTGGGCAATATACCAATTACCATTAACGATCCAACATGCGTTGCTAAAACATTCCCTCGCTATTTTGAAGTATTCCAGTCTATTGCGCTTTAG
- a CDS encoding DUF2061 domain-containing protein: protein MIKTMTFAILHFSVAFTVAYLLTGSALIGGLVALVEPAINTIVFYFHEKAWMHHHLQKHEADEHEWAYP, encoded by the coding sequence ATGATTAAAACAATGACGTTTGCTATTTTACACTTTAGTGTTGCATTTACGGTTGCCTATTTGCTCACAGGCAGCGCTTTAATCGGCGGGCTTGTTGCGCTTGTCGAGCCTGCTATTAACACCATTGTATTTTATTTTCATGAAAAAGCATGGATGCATCATCACCTACAAAAACATGAGGCGGATGAACACGAATGGGCTTATCCATAA
- a CDS encoding (d)CMP kinase, producing MIPVIAIDGPSASGKGSVAERVAAKLGFHYLDSGALYRIVALAAYNIQISWSDGAALGNMIPNLQIAFKNGAVLLNDENVFDAIRSPAISDGASRVAVHPEVRHALLELQQGFRQAPGLVADGRDMASVVFKDAQLKIFLTAHVQVRANRRYKQCLQQNTIADYDTILQDLQERDERDRTRSSAPLIQTKQAVLLDTDNRNIDEAVDFVLQEYQTSLQKYHSEQ from the coding sequence ATGATTCCTGTTATTGCTATCGATGGCCCATCAGCATCTGGAAAAGGATCTGTCGCTGAACGTGTTGCCGCCAAACTTGGCTTTCATTATTTAGATTCAGGCGCGCTATACCGCATTGTTGCATTAGCCGCATACAACATACAGATTTCATGGAGCGATGGCGCTGCACTGGGCAACATGATCCCAAATCTACAAATCGCATTTAAAAATGGTGCTGTATTACTTAATGACGAAAACGTTTTTGACGCTATACGTAGCCCTGCCATCAGTGACGGTGCGTCTCGCGTAGCCGTACATCCAGAAGTGCGACACGCATTGCTCGAACTACAGCAGGGTTTTAGACAGGCGCCTGGATTGGTAGCAGACGGCAGAGATATGGCAAGCGTTGTATTTAAAGATGCTCAACTCAAAATATTTTTAACAGCCCATGTGCAGGTGCGCGCAAATCGCCGCTACAAACAATGTTTACAACAAAATACTATTGCAGATTACGATACTATTTTACAAGACTTACAAGAAAGAGATGAACGCGACAGAACGCGCAGTTCCGCGCCTTTAATCCAAACCAAACAAGCTGTATTACTTGACACAGATAACCGTAATATTGACGAAGCTGTCGACTTTGTACTACAAGAATATCAAACAAGCTTACAAAAATACCATTCTGAGCAATAA